A single region of the Marinobacter salinus genome encodes:
- a CDS encoding ABC transporter substrate-binding protein, whose product MLLVIPEESAVYSNFVGGFSACIGTKGDQGAFYKVKTISQIQAEPEPFGTQRIVAVGAEAAEFMHNHPHGRQFTSALTPEISIRRLLESASQSPGVRSAFLLDQPLNRRLSLIRTLLPEADSLSVVLGPGSAYLKEELVHEAKRLGFAMQVVTVKSGEEVPQVSADLFDNSDGLFLIYDPVLTPSSVIRFLFYSAYQKRVPVFGYSEGYVKAGAVAAIYSTAEELGCQVGEHLTQDSRNQAGDPGQEKAQVYYPEYYSYRVNPSVANSLGIRIDNLPANQPARLEKQ is encoded by the coding sequence GTGTTACTCGTTATCCCTGAAGAGAGCGCTGTCTATTCCAACTTCGTTGGTGGGTTTTCGGCATGTATTGGAACCAAAGGTGATCAGGGCGCGTTCTATAAAGTAAAGACCATCAGCCAGATCCAGGCGGAACCGGAACCCTTTGGTACGCAGCGTATCGTAGCGGTTGGTGCAGAGGCGGCAGAATTCATGCACAACCACCCTCATGGCAGGCAATTCACCAGTGCGCTAACTCCGGAAATTTCCATCCGTCGGTTGCTTGAGTCCGCGAGCCAGAGCCCGGGTGTCAGGTCGGCATTTCTTCTTGATCAACCTCTCAATAGGCGCTTATCTTTAATCCGGACCCTTTTGCCAGAGGCTGACAGCCTGAGCGTTGTTTTGGGCCCAGGCAGTGCTTACCTCAAAGAAGAACTTGTCCATGAAGCAAAACGTCTCGGTTTCGCCATGCAGGTTGTAACGGTGAAATCGGGCGAAGAGGTGCCGCAAGTCTCTGCAGACCTTTTCGACAACAGCGATGGCCTGTTTCTCATTTATGACCCGGTACTCACGCCCTCAAGCGTAATCAGATTTCTCTTTTATTCCGCCTACCAGAAGCGGGTTCCCGTGTTTGGCTATTCAGAGGGCTATGTAAAAGCTGGGGCTGTGGCAGCTATCTACTCAACTGCGGAGGAGCTGGGCTGCCAGGTCGGAGAACATCTAACACAGGATTCCCGGAATCAGGCCGGGGATCCGGGCCAGGAAAAAGCGCAGGTTTATTACCCCGAATATTACAGTTACAGGGTAAACCCCTCTGTTGCCAATTCGCTCGGGATCAGAATCGATAATCTACCGGCGAACCAGCCCGCCAGACTGGAGAAGCAATGA
- a CDS encoding Crp/Fnr family transcriptional regulator, whose product MLHHSILDALPEDLRAETLSGLPTMRFEHGKILFRAGDPCQGLPLVLNGTVKVQMTGVSGNSIVLYRMGSDDICTLSIGCLMTGHGYRAEAVVEDSAEAAMLPRGLFDRLMAQSASFRLGIMASYGHRLDDLMLLVEEVAFRRMDERLERWLEARAGQGSIAITHQELAVELGTAREVISRLLKELERRGKLRLSRGRITFPPMA is encoded by the coding sequence ATGTTGCACCACAGTATTCTCGACGCACTGCCTGAGGATCTTCGCGCGGAGACCCTGAGCGGGTTACCGACCATGCGCTTTGAGCATGGAAAGATCCTTTTCCGGGCCGGGGATCCATGCCAGGGACTGCCTCTTGTACTCAACGGTACCGTCAAGGTTCAGATGACTGGCGTATCTGGCAACAGCATTGTGCTATATCGCATGGGCTCCGATGACATTTGCACCCTTTCGATCGGCTGCTTGATGACCGGTCACGGTTATCGGGCGGAAGCGGTTGTCGAGGACAGCGCTGAGGCGGCTATGTTGCCCAGGGGGTTATTCGATCGTCTGATGGCTCAGTCTGCGAGTTTCCGGCTGGGCATTATGGCGTCCTACGGCCACCGTCTGGATGACTTGATGCTGCTGGTGGAGGAGGTGGCGTTTCGGCGAATGGACGAGCGCCTTGAGCGCTGGCTTGAAGCGCGGGCCGGGCAAGGATCCATTGCAATTACTCATCAAGAGCTGGCTGTTGAGCTTGGCACTGCCAGAGAAGTGATCAGTCGGTTGCTGAAAGAGCTGGAGCGTCGTGGAAAACTCAGACTGTCCCGTGGTCGAATAACTTTCCCGCCAATGGCCTGA
- a CDS encoding YgaP family membrane protein: MSINMGSTDRIIRAIIGIVLLALVFVGPQTPWGWIGIVPLATALVGICPAYSILGIKTCKKQ, encoded by the coding sequence ATGAGCATCAATATGGGATCAACAGATCGAATCATCCGCGCCATCATCGGCATTGTGCTTCTTGCACTGGTGTTCGTCGGACCTCAGACACCTTGGGGCTGGATCGGCATCGTGCCACTGGCAACAGCATTGGTCGGAATCTGCCCAGCGTACTCTATACTGGGCATCAAAACCTGCAAGAAGCAGTAG
- a CDS encoding MerR family transcriptional regulator has protein sequence MLEPSHNNELPAIPGKRYFTIGEVADLCAVKAHVLRYWEQEFPQLSPVKRRGNRRYYQRADVITIRQIRSLLYDQGYTIGGAKQKLSSHEVKDDTSQYKQLIRQMITELEEVLDVLNAPVK, from the coding sequence ATGCTGGAACCCAGTCATAACAACGAACTTCCCGCGATTCCGGGGAAACGCTATTTCACTATTGGTGAAGTGGCGGACCTGTGTGCGGTCAAGGCCCATGTATTGCGATACTGGGAACAGGAGTTTCCGCAGTTGTCGCCGGTTAAGCGTCGCGGCAACCGCCGCTATTATCAGCGCGCAGACGTTATCACCATCCGCCAGATTCGAAGTCTACTGTACGATCAGGGCTATACTATCGGTGGCGCCAAGCAGAAGCTGAGTAGCCATGAGGTTAAAGACGACACATCCCAGTACAAGCAGTTGATCCGTCAGATGATTACCGAGCTGGAAGAAGTGTTGGATGTGCTGAACGCGCCTGTAAAATAG
- the ihfA gene encoding integration host factor subunit alpha has protein sequence MAALTKAEMAERLYEELGLNKREAKEMVEAFFDEIRGALSHNEQVKLSGFGNFDLRDKKQRPGRNPKTGEEIPISARRVVTFRPGQKLKQKVEAYAGTQS, from the coding sequence ATGGCGGCTTTGACGAAAGCGGAAATGGCAGAGCGGTTGTATGAGGAGTTGGGCCTGAACAAACGCGAAGCCAAGGAAATGGTAGAAGCCTTTTTCGACGAGATCAGAGGTGCGCTCAGCCACAACGAACAGGTGAAGTTATCCGGGTTTGGTAACTTCGACCTGCGTGACAAGAAACAGCGGCCAGGACGTAACCCCAAAACGGGTGAAGAAATTCCGATCAGTGCACGGCGTGTTGTTACGTTTCGCCCAGGACAAAAACTAAAACAGAAAGTAGAAGCGTATGCTGGAACCCAGTCATAA